A DNA window from Pontimonas salivibrio contains the following coding sequences:
- a CDS encoding DUF3027 domain-containing protein, with amino-acid sequence MAKKPAATKKPSVPDGKTLTELAHTALLEVAPPADIGTPHGVESADDVYAVRFDSEMSGYPGWQWLVTMSDGDGGQWGVLEIHLVPGPDALVSPDWVPWSERLEEYQRSEAERIQAEADAQALKDEEADDGADDDADDDPDLDDDLDDDDLDGVDIDQLDLDPSGLEIPDEPNDVFDHVIDEDDDDVIDKD; translated from the coding sequence ATGGCTAAAAAACCTGCCGCCACCAAGAAACCCTCTGTGCCAGACGGCAAGACCCTCACCGAACTGGCACACACTGCCCTGCTCGAAGTCGCACCGCCAGCAGACATTGGCACGCCCCACGGTGTGGAAAGCGCCGACGATGTTTATGCGGTGCGTTTCGATTCGGAAATGTCTGGCTATCCGGGCTGGCAGTGGCTGGTGACCATGAGCGACGGTGATGGTGGCCAGTGGGGTGTGTTAGAAATCCACCTCGTGCCGGGACCAGACGCTCTGGTGTCGCCGGATTGGGTGCCGTGGTCGGAACGGCTTGAGGAATACCAACGCAGTGAGGCCGAACGGATTCAAGCAGAAGCAGACGCCCAGGCTCTCAAAGATGAAGAAGCCGACGACGGTGCTGATGACGATGCTGATGACGACCCGGACCTGGATGACGATCTCGACGATGACGACCTCGACGGGGTCGATATCGACCAACTTGACTTGGATCCCAGCGGGTTAGAAATACCCGATGAACCCAACGACGTCTTCGATCACGTGATCGACGAAGACGATGACGACGTCATCGACAAGGATTAA